A genomic region of Papaver somniferum cultivar HN1 chromosome 7, ASM357369v1, whole genome shotgun sequence contains the following coding sequences:
- the LOC113298401 gene encoding ACD11 homolog protein-like, whose amino-acid sequence MDDPNDRGGGTTPSKENTSTPLSLIAEAFEELARTIKSKDFQDLRLGTFSEACSLVSVLFGCLGIAFKFAEMEYVAKVQDLVQASKTFGTLRNIIDYDVENDTVRKPGSSTRNLRRVRQGLDLIRALFEQFISSDECSLREAASSAYAEVCAPFHTWAIRTAVFAGMCALPSKQQLILKLNETDQSVEREMRRYIDASIPVIEYIDKLYISKNITLDW is encoded by the exons ATGGATGATCCTAATGACAGAGGAGGAGGAACCacaccatcaaaagaaaatacatcaACTCCACTTTCTCTCATTGCAGAGGCCTTTGAAGAACTTGCAAGAACTATAAAATCTAAAGATTTTCAAGATCTAAGATTGGGTACTTTTTCTGAAGCTTGTTCTCTCGTTTCTGTTCTTTTTGGTTGCCTTGGAATCGCTTTCAAATTTGCAGAGATGGAGTACGTTGCAAAG GTGCAAGACTTAGTCCAAGCATCAAAAACATTTGGTACTTTGAGGAATATAATTGACTATGATGTTGAGAATGATACTGTGAGAAAGCCTGGTAGCTCTACTCGTAACTTACGTAGAGTTAGACAAGGTCTTGACCTCATCAGAGCGTTATTTGAGCAATTCATCTCATCAGA TGAATGCTCTCTGCGAGAAGCAGCTTCATCTGCTTATGCAGAAGTCTGTGCTCCATTTCACACGTGGGCAATTAGGACAGCGGTTTTTGCAGGGATGTGTGCACTCCCGTCAAAGCAACAACTTATACTGAAGCTGAATGAAACAG ACCAGTCCGTGGAGAGGGAAATGAGAAGGTACATTGACGCCTCAATTCCCGTGATAGAGTACATTGATAAGCTTTACATCTCTAAGAACATCACTTTAGACTGGTAA
- the LOC113298402 gene encoding dihydrolipoyllysine-residue acetyltransferase component 4 of pyruvate dehydrogenase complex, chloroplastic-like — translation MASSLLSRVPTTATNTISFSSSLNNNLPFPCRRLSLLTIPFPNKPNRKIPAIQAKIREIFMPALSSTMTEGKIVSWIKSEGDLLSKGESVVVVESDKADMDVETFYDGILAAIVVGEGEVAPVGAAIGLLAETEDDVAEAKSRASSKSSSTPSPPPPPPTSDVQPSSSSPPVKPTSSTPPTVSEGPKKTVMTPYAKKLAKQHKVNVESIVGTGPFGRITPADVESAAGVSPSSKSVSQISNVASSIPSAPVSSPPPKASPSAPSLPDIPGSTIVPFTTMQSAVSKNMVESLSVPTFRVGYPMKTDALDALYEKVKPKGVTMTALLAKAAAMALAQHPVVNASCKDGKSFTYNTSINIAVAVAINGGLITPVLQDADKLDLYLLSQKWKELVEKARSKQLQPHEYNSGTFTLSNLGMFGVDRFDAILPPGQGAIMAVGASKPTVVTDEDGYFSVKNQMLVNVTADHRVIYGADLASFLKTFAKIIENPESLTL, via the exons ATGGCGTCGTCACTACTTTCAAGGGTTCCTACAACAGCGACAAACACaatctcattttcttcttctctgaacAACAATTTACCATTTCCATGTCGTCGCTTATCATTATTAACAATTccatttccaaataaaccaaatcGAAAGATCCCAGCAATTCAAGCGAAAATCCGAGAGATCTTTATGCCAGCATTGAGTTCAACAATGACTGAAGGTAAAATTGTATCCTGGATTAAATCCGAAGGAGATCTATTATCTAAAGGTGAAAGTGTTGTCGTTGTCGAATCTGATAAAGCTGATATGGATGTTGAAACATTTTACGATGGAATTCTTGCTGCTATTGTAGTTGGCGAAGGTGAAGTTGCTCCTGTTGGTGCTGCTATTGGTTTACTTGCTGAAACTGAAGATGATGTTGCTGAAGCTAAATCTAGAGCTTCATCGAAATCATCTTCTACTCCTTCACCTCCTCCTCCACCTCCTACCTCTGATgttcaaccatcttcttcttctccaccagtAAAACCTACTTCTTCTACCCCACCTACTGTTTCAGAAGGTCCCAAGAAGACTGTCATGACACCATACGCAAAGAAGCTTGCTAAGCAACATAAGGTTAATGTTGAATCAATTGTTGGAACTGGACCATTTGGTAGAATTACACCTGCAGATGTTGAATCTGCTGCTGGTGTTTCGCCTTCCTCCAAGAGTGTTAGTCAAATTAGCAATGTAGCTTCATCAATTCCTTCTGCTCCtgtttcttctcctcctcctaaAGCTTCACCATCTGCTCCTTCTCTTCCTGACATTCCAGGTTCCACTATTGTTCCTTTTACTACAATGCAGTCTGCAGTTTCAAAAAATATGGTGGAAAGTCTTTCAGTTCCTACTTTCCGTGTTGGTTATCCTATGAAAACTGATGCCTTAGATGCTCTTTATGAAAAG GTGAAGCCTAAGGGAGTAACTATGACTGCATTGTTAGCGAAAGCGGCAGCTATGGCTCTTGCTCAACATCCTGTTGTGAATGCTAGCTGCAAAGATGGGAAAAGTTTTACTTATAACACCAGTATAAATATTGCTGTGGCAGTTGCGATTAATGGTGGGCTCATAACACCTGTGCTTCAGGATGCTGATAAG TTGGACCTTTATTTGCTATCTCAAAAATGGAAAGAACTAGTAGAGAAAGCTCGTTCTAAGCAACTTCAGCCCCACGAATACAATTCAG GGACATTCACACTATCCAATTTGGGCATGTTTGGGGTGGATAGATTCGATGCCATACTTCCTCCAGGCCAA GGGGCTATTATGGCTGTAGGGGCTTCAAAGCCTACAGTTGTGACAGATGAAGATGGATATTTCAGTGTCAAGAATCAAATGCTG GTCAATGTAACAGCTGATCACCGGGTTATTTACGGTGCTGACTTGGCATCCTTCCTCAAGACATTTGCAAAAATTATAGAGAACCCAGAAAGCCTCACATTGTAG